The following coding sequences lie in one Caloenas nicobarica isolate bCalNic1 chromosome 17, bCalNic1.hap1, whole genome shotgun sequence genomic window:
- the HSF5 gene encoding heat shock factor protein 5, producing the protein MEEPRLPPSINPSNFPAKLWRLVNSPRFRSIRWDARGEGLLIDQPLFESELLGAGPGRAVGPAGDGAAGATDLFKTKNFTSFIRQLNLYGFRKVVAGPGAGGSAGPLHHFHSPHFRRDRPELLVQLKRLTSANKAKLAAGLEVTSRPPNRFQRLFGSALRGDPLLPPATAGGANGLLTLGQFHQPYHRDSFLPYSYISTSSQNTGTLPAKSLDRPPVPSRTWQGSLGLLPGHEASSAFPDKGVAFPVLQRFPTEVTYTLQPVASLLPLQQGSQTIATSLPKYSSDTASMQYSQAYYPTAALQCCSPPAHVDPLTGRAGPAASTYTHCSFFQSPPVQSPYAAEFLPSNWPCHTSDANKKTEVNLEAVFQIVGEMHSSPKAEMVKVEPVESQCSTPPSSGGHQLLVDSETSDTPSTGESQLEALTPVTSDTSFVMEPDQAGTCSPSQPSEFLCAAHTTLSVESAAAEIVQEFVTAQQARENLREQADHCPAQSSLVFIQQEPFSLEQVRISPGNHVSSSLENPLTKQENTSVECASSTSDTEERQFTLGTQPVNKSVEKTDSCVKPRCRKRRHSSDSGKSPDFHLLVDVACKQGYFPKEETRE; encoded by the exons ATGGAGGAGCCGCGGCTGCCGCCCTCCATCAACCCCAGCAACTTCCCGGCCAAGCTGTGGCGGCTGGTGAACAGCCCGCGCTTCCGCTCCATCCGCTGGGACGCCCGCGGCGAGGGGCTGCTCATCGACCAGCCGCTCTTCGAGAGCGAGCTGctgggcgcggggccgggccgcgccgtgGGGCCGGCGGGCGACGGGGCGGCGGGAGCCACCGACCTCTTCAAGACCAAGaacttcaccagcttcatccgACAGCTCAACCTCTACGGCTTCCGCAAGGTggtggcggggccgggggccggCGGCTCGGCGGGGCCCCTGCACCATTTCCACAGCCCGCACTTCCGGCGGGACCGCCCCGAGCTGCTCGTGCAGCTGAAGCGCCTGACGAGCGCCAACAAGGCGAAGCTGGCGGCGGGGCTGGAGGTCACCAGCCGCCCGCCCAACCGCTTCCAGCGCCTGTTCGGCTCCGCGCTGCGCGGGGACCCGCTCCTGCCGCCCGCCACGGCCGGCGGGGCCAACG GCCTGCTGACTTTAGGACAGTTTCATCAACCTTATCATCGAGACAGTTTTCTTCCGTACTCCTACATATCGACCTCATCCCAGAACACCGGCACTTTACCAGCCAAGAGTTTAGACCGGCCTCCAGTTCCCTCCAGAACATGGCAAGGTTCTCTCGGGTTGCTTCCAGGGCATGAAGCTTCCTCGGCTTTTCCAGATAAAGGGGTTGCCTTTCCGGTGCTCCAGAGGTTTCCCACAGAGGTCACGTACACGCTCCAGCCTGTTGCTTCACTTCTGCCACTCCAGCAAGGCTCTCAAACCATTGCCACCTCCCTTCCAAAATACAGCAGCGACACGGCTTCAATGCAGTACTCGCAAGCCTACTATCCAACAG CCGCGCTGCAGTGCTGCTCCCCGCCTGCCCACGTGGATCCCCTGACCGGCCGCGCTGGTCCTGCCGCTTCCACCTACACCCACTGCAGCTTTTTCCAG AGTCCTCCAGTGCAGTCACCTTATGCAGCTGAATTTCTGCCCTCGAATTGGCCGTGTCACACATCCGATGCAAACAAGAAGACAGAAGTCAATCTCGAAGCTGTGTTTCAGATTGTTGGCGAGATGCATTCGTCGCCCAAAGCCGAAATGGTGAAAGTGGAACCTGTGGAGAGCCAGTGTTCAACGCCTCCGTCCAGCGGGGGCCACCAGCTGCTGGTTGACAGCGAGACCAGCGACACACCTTCCACCGGGGAGAGCCAGCTGGAGGCTCTGACTCCGGTAACTTCAGACACGTCGTTTGTCATGGAACCAGATCAAGCTGGGACTTGTTCTCCATCACAACCTTCTGAATTTCTCTGTGCTGCCCACACCACTTTGTCTGTggaaagtgctgctgctgaaatagtGCAAGAATTTGTGACCGCACAGCAAGCACGTGAAAACCTGAGAGAGCAAGCAGATCACTGCCCGGCTCAGTCCTCCCTCGTGTTTATTCAGCAAGAACCATTCAGTCTAGAGCAGGTAAGGA TCAGTCCTGGAAACCACGTCAGTTCTAGCCTGGAGAATCCTTTGACCAAGCAG gagaatACAAGTGTTGAATGTGCATCTAGTACATCAGACACAGAAGAGAGACAATTCACTTTAGGAACTCAGCCTGTGAACAAATCTGTAGAAAAGACCGATTCATGTGTAAAACCTCGATGCAGGAAAAGACGACACAGTTCAGACAGTGGCAAGTCCCCTG ATTTCCATCTGCTGGTAGATGTCGCTTGCAAGCAGGGGTACTTTCCCAAGGAAGAAACAAGAGAGTGA